The following proteins are co-located in the Tripterygium wilfordii isolate XIE 37 chromosome 2, ASM1340144v1, whole genome shotgun sequence genome:
- the LOC120004679 gene encoding protein DROOPING LEAF-like isoform X2, with the protein MSLEAADKASMDMVPPSEHLCYVRCNFCNTVLAVGIPCKRLLDSVTVKCGHCSNISFLTSRPPLQGQCLDHHQFIPQGFCSNTSSEPLSPKAPFVVKPPEKKHRLPSAYNRFMKEEIQRIKAANPEIPHREAFSTAAKNWARYIPNSPAGSVPRTSTSNGFDFAGMK; encoded by the exons ATGAGCCTGGAAGCAGCTGATAAGGCGTCCATGGACATGGTTCCACCATCTGAACATCTTTGCTACGTCCGCTGCAATTTCTGCAACACTGTTCTTGCT GTTGGGATTCCATGCAAAAGATTGCTGGACTCTGTGACAGTGAAATGTGGTCATTGTAGTAACATATCATTTCTCACTAGTCGACCTCCACTTCAAGGCCAGTGTCTTGACCATCACCAATTCATTCCTCAG GGATTTTGCAGTAACACATCCAGTGAACCATTGTCACCAAAAGCACCCTTTGTAGTAAAAC CTCCTGAGAAGAAACACAGGCTTCCCTCTGCTTACAATCGATTCATGAA GGAGGAGATACAGCGGATCAAAGCAGCCAACCCTGAGATACcacatagagaagcttttagcACTGCTGCCAAAAAT TGGGCTAGGTATATTCCAAATTCACCAGCTGGATCAGTTCCAAGAACCAGTACTTCTAAT GGATTTGATTTTGCCGGAATGAAGTAA
- the LOC120004679 gene encoding protein DROOPING LEAF-like isoform X1, with product MSLEAADKASMDMVPPSEHLCYVRCNFCNTVLAVGIPCKRLLDSVTVKCGHCSNISFLTSRPPLQGQCLDHHQFIPQEKQGFCSNTSSEPLSPKAPFVVKPPEKKHRLPSAYNRFMKEEIQRIKAANPEIPHREAFSTAAKNWARYIPNSPAGSVPRTSTSNGFDFAGMK from the exons ATGAGCCTGGAAGCAGCTGATAAGGCGTCCATGGACATGGTTCCACCATCTGAACATCTTTGCTACGTCCGCTGCAATTTCTGCAACACTGTTCTTGCT GTTGGGATTCCATGCAAAAGATTGCTGGACTCTGTGACAGTGAAATGTGGTCATTGTAGTAACATATCATTTCTCACTAGTCGACCTCCACTTCAAGGCCAGTGTCTTGACCATCACCAATTCATTCCTCAG GAGAAACAGGGATTTTGCAGTAACACATCCAGTGAACCATTGTCACCAAAAGCACCCTTTGTAGTAAAAC CTCCTGAGAAGAAACACAGGCTTCCCTCTGCTTACAATCGATTCATGAA GGAGGAGATACAGCGGATCAAAGCAGCCAACCCTGAGATACcacatagagaagcttttagcACTGCTGCCAAAAAT TGGGCTAGGTATATTCCAAATTCACCAGCTGGATCAGTTCCAAGAACCAGTACTTCTAAT GGATTTGATTTTGCCGGAATGAAGTAA